The following proteins come from a genomic window of Triticum aestivum cultivar Chinese Spring chromosome 6A, IWGSC CS RefSeq v2.1, whole genome shotgun sequence:
- the LOC123130728 gene encoding probable inactive leucine-rich repeat receptor kinase XIAO, whose amino-acid sequence MASAARVLTPMALLLSLVLQLAAAAVSPPGPSPTFPGDAAALASLKAAVDAATIPSYSCLASWDFARDPCAAFPCGVHCSTPPNSSHQRVAGVSLDPAGYSGTLPAAVLASLPFLQTLSLRGNSFHGALPAGVALPPSLRVLVLSGNDFSGEIPASLFTPASSLDELDLSRNAFTGAIPPQVASLGALTRMELQHNRLTGNLPSMGKMRSLVHLDVSDNQLTGPLLDAPGRLPPTLLAVVARDNRLSGPLQAAAFHALPEMQVLDLTNNAVTGAVPGAAFEHPALAQLRLGSNQLGTVEEASGGGVASSQLLEVDLSGNKITGRLPRCLGAIPRLRTVGLDRNRFVGGVPKQYAVRAAAVEVVDGKAPFARLMLQGNYLCGGLPRELRQMKDGGAMVSLADNCLLKCPHKFFFCQGPPQKNRAACPKCEP is encoded by the coding sequence ATGGCTTCTGCCGCCCGCGTGCTGACGCCAAtggcgctgctgctctcgctcgtGCTCCAGCTCGCGGCGGCCGCGGTGTCGCCTCCCGGTCCCAGCCCCACCTTCCCGGGCGACGCGGCCGCGCTGGCGTCGCTGAAAGCCGCCGTGGACGCCGCCACCATCCCGTCCTACTCCTGCCTCGCCTCGTGGGACTTCGCCCGCGACCCCTGCGCCGCCTTCCCCTGCGGCGTCCACTGCAGCACGCCCCCCAACTCGTCCCACCAGCGCGTCGCCGGCGTCTCCCTCGACCCCGCGGGGTACTCCGGCACGCTCCCGGCGGCCGTCCTCGCCTCGCTCCCTTTCCTCCAGACCCTCTCCCTCCGCGGCAACAGCTTCCACGGCGCGCTGCCGGCGGGGGTGGCGCTGCCTCCGAGCCTCCGCGTCCTCGTCCTCTCCGGCAACGACTTCTCCGGCGAGATACCGGCGTCCCTCTTCACCCCGGCCTCGTCGCTCGACGAGCTCGACCTCTCCCGCAACGCCTTCACCGGCGCGATACCGCCTCAGGTCGCGTCCTTGGGCGCCCTCACGCGGATGGAGCTGCAGCACAACCGCCTCACCGGGAACCTGCCGTCGATGGGCAAGATGCGCTCCCTCGTCCACCTCGACGTGAGCGACAACCAGCTGACCGGCCCGCTGCTGGACGCGCCCGGGCGGCTGCCTCCGACGCTCCTGGCCGTGGTGGCGCGTGACAACAGGCTCTCTGGGCCGTTGCAGGCCGCGGCGTTCCACGCTCTCCCCGAGATGCAGGTGCTGGACCTCACCAACAATGCGGTCACCGGCGCGGTCCCCGGCGCCGCGTTCGAGCACCCGGCGCTGGCGCAGCTGCGGCTGGGATCCAACCAGCTCGGGACGGTGGAGGAGGCGTCCGGCGGCGGCGTCGCGTCGAGCCAGCTCCTGGAGGTGGACCTCAGCGGCAACAAAATCACGGGGCGGCTGCCCAGGTGCCTCGGGGCGATTCCGCGTCTCAGGACGGTGGGGCTCGACCGGAACCGGTTCGTCGGAGGCGTGCCGAAGCAGTACGCCGTGCGCGCCGCGGCGGTGGAGGTCGTCGACGGGAAGGCGCCGTTCGCGAGGCTGATGCTGCAGGGGAACTACCTCTGCGGAGGCCTGCCGCGTGAGCTGAGGCAGATGAAggacggcggcgccatggtgagcctGGCGGACAACTGCTTGCTCAAGTGTCCGCACAAGTTCTTCTTCTGCCAGGGGCCGCCGCAGAAGAATCGTGCCGCATGTCCCAAGTGCGAACCATGA